Part of the Nostoc sp. ATCC 53789 genome, AGCATTGAGCTAGCAACTTCTAGTCAACTCACTGTAAATTTAGTAGACCTGGAAATAGAAACACAACAGGCACAAAGTTTACTCCAGTTCTACTATCAGAAAGCGAAAACACAAGGCATTATGGCAGAATCCAGTTATCAAACAGGAGATCCTGGAACTAACATCTGTGATTTAGCCCGGAGTTGGGGAGCAGATTTGATTGTGCTTGGTCGTAGAGGACTTAAAGGATTTGCCGAATTGTTAGCAGGAAGTGTGAGCAATCACGTCGTTCATCACGCTCCATGTTCCATCCTGGTTGTT contains:
- a CDS encoding universal stress protein encodes the protein MSFKKILVAVDDSPATATVFAKALELAQRDAAQLMICHSIELATSSQLTVNLVDLEIETQQAQSLLQFYYQKAKTQGIMAESSYQTGDPGTNICDLARSWGADLIVLGRRGLKGFAELLAGSVSNHVVHHAPCSILVVQGQ